A window of Paremcibacter congregatus contains these coding sequences:
- the rpsF gene encoding 30S ribosomal protein S6, with product MALYEHIIIARQDIQPQQVEAITSDLTKIITDNGGTVTKTEQWGLRALAYRIKKYKKGHYVLMNIDAPASAVAELERNERLHEDLVRFMTIRVEEHEEGDSVVLRSKDREGRPSRFENKDGGRPPRFENKKPADAPAAEAATE from the coding sequence ATGGCTTTATATGAACATATTATTATCGCTCGCCAGGATATCCAACCTCAACAGGTTGAAGCGATTACCAGTGATTTGACAAAAATCATCACGGACAATGGCGGCACAGTTACCAAAACCGAACAGTGGGGCCTGCGCGCTCTCGCTTACCGGATCAAGAAATACAAAAAAGGCCACTATGTCCTGATGAACATCGATGCTCCCGCTTCTGCTGTCGCAGAACTGGAACGCAACGAGCGTCTTCATGAAGACCTGGTGCGTTTCATGACAATTCGCGTTGAAGAGCATGAAGAAGGCGATTCAGTCGTACTGCGTTCCAAAGACCGCGAAGGACGCCCTTCCCGCTTTGAGAATAAAGACGGTGGACGTCCTCCCCGCTTTGAAAACAAAAAACCAGCAGATGCGCCTGCCGCTGAAGCCGCGACAGAATAA
- the fabD gene encoding ACP S-malonyltransferase: MTRAFVFPGQGSQIVGMGKELHDNMPVAAQVFEEINDALGQNLSGIMFDGPQEDLTLTHNAQPALMAVSLAVIKVLEKDFEVKLEDAAAFVAGHSLGEYSALAAAGAIGLADTARLLKLRGEAMQRAVPVGEGAMAALLGLNFDVAEKVALEAAQGEVCAAANDNADGQVVISGHKAAVERAIEIAKENGAKRGVLLPVSAPFHCSLMQPAADEMAAALAETTILTPVVPVVTNVTASPESDPEKIRQFLVEQVTGRVRWRESVLKMNELGVDSLVEAGAGKVLTGMVRRICRDMTGQALQTPTDIEAFAATLKA; encoded by the coding sequence ATGACACGCGCATTCGTATTTCCGGGACAGGGCAGTCAAATTGTCGGAATGGGGAAAGAGCTTCACGATAACATGCCCGTTGCGGCGCAGGTTTTTGAAGAAATCAATGATGCCCTCGGGCAGAATCTTTCCGGGATCATGTTCGACGGCCCGCAGGAAGACCTGACCCTGACCCATAATGCCCAGCCAGCCCTGATGGCGGTCAGCCTGGCGGTGATCAAGGTGCTGGAAAAAGATTTTGAGGTGAAGCTTGAGGATGCGGCGGCGTTTGTTGCCGGGCATTCGCTCGGAGAATATTCGGCACTCGCCGCAGCCGGCGCTATCGGGCTTGCCGATACGGCGCGCCTTCTTAAACTGCGCGGTGAAGCCATGCAGCGGGCGGTGCCGGTGGGCGAGGGCGCCATGGCGGCGTTGCTGGGTCTGAATTTTGACGTTGCGGAAAAAGTGGCTCTGGAAGCGGCTCAGGGCGAGGTCTGTGCCGCCGCCAATGATAATGCCGACGGCCAGGTGGTGATCAGCGGCCACAAGGCGGCGGTTGAGCGCGCCATCGAAATCGCCAAGGAAAATGGTGCGAAACGCGGCGTCCTGCTGCCGGTCAGCGCCCCTTTCCATTGTTCCCTGATGCAGCCGGCCGCAGATGAAATGGCGGCGGCGCTTGCCGAAACAACGATTTTGACGCCGGTGGTGCCGGTGGTGACCAATGTGACCGCCAGCCCGGAAAGTGATCCTGAAAAAATTCGTCAGTTTTTGGTGGAACAGGTGACGGGCCGGGTACGCTGGCGGGAATCTGTGTTGAAGATGAATGAACTCGGTGTGGACAGTCTGGTCGAAGCCGGGGCGGGCAAGGTTCTGACCGGCATGGTGCGGCGCATCTGTCGCGACATGACCGGACAGGCGTTGCAGACGCCGACGGATATCGAAGCCTTCGCCGCCACTCTTAAGGCATAA
- the fabG gene encoding 3-oxoacyl-[acyl-carrier-protein] reductase yields MFNLDGKCALVTGASGGLGKEIAIALHKSGATVALSGTRVEPLEALAAELGERVHVVPANLSDPESVAALPKAAEEAMGKVDILVNNAGITRDNIAMRLKDEDWDDVMQVNLKAAFKLSQGLMRGMMKRRGGRMINITSIVGVTGNPGQANYAASKAGMIGMTKSLAQELASRNITVNCIAPGFIESPMTDVLSDDQKAGLLTNVPMGRLGVGAEIAAGVVYLASDEAAYVTGQTLHINGGMAMI; encoded by the coding sequence ATGTTTAATCTTGACGGTAAATGCGCGCTGGTCACCGGGGCGTCCGGTGGTCTTGGCAAGGAAATCGCCATCGCCCTGCATAAAAGCGGTGCGACAGTGGCCCTGTCCGGCACCCGGGTGGAACCTTTGGAAGCCCTGGCGGCGGAACTGGGCGAGCGGGTCCATGTGGTGCCCGCCAATCTGTCCGATCCTGAGTCTGTGGCGGCTTTGCCCAAGGCGGCGGAAGAGGCTATGGGGAAAGTTGATATCCTGGTCAATAACGCCGGGATCACCCGTGATAACATCGCCATGCGTCTGAAAGACGAAGACTGGGATGATGTCATGCAAGTCAACCTCAAGGCGGCTTTTAAATTGTCCCAAGGGTTGATGCGCGGTATGATGAAGCGCCGCGGCGGCCGGATGATCAACATCACCTCTATTGTTGGGGTGACCGGAAATCCGGGACAGGCTAATTATGCGGCCTCCAAGGCAGGCATGATCGGCATGACCAAAAGTTTGGCGCAGGAACTGGCGTCCCGCAATATCACGGTGAACTGTATCGCGCCCGGTTTCATCGAAAGCCCGATGACAGATGTGCTGAGTGATGACCAGAAAGCCGGTCTTTTAACCAATGTGCCAATGGGGCGTTTGGGGGTCGGGGCGGAAATCGCCGCCGGAGTGGTTTATCTTGCGAGTGACGAAGCGGCATATGTAACTGGCCAGACACTGCATATCAACGGTGGCATGGCGATGATTTAA
- the rplI gene encoding 50S ribosomal protein L9 — MEIILLERVRKLGQIGDIVTVKDGFARNFLLPQKKALRSNKANRDLFEGQRAEIEARNLEAKSEAEAVAVKLEGASAVLIRQAGESGNLYGSVSARDISGVFAEQDLKIARTQVVMDHAIKYLGIYDIELKLHAEVSATVKVNVARSAEEAEMQEKGLDAKAAEEAEDISVEDYFEKEEDLEAVLTDDEAEEETVEETVAEEATEEEEKSA; from the coding sequence ATGGAAATCATACTTCTCGAACGGGTTCGTAAACTGGGTCAGATTGGTGATATTGTCACTGTGAAGGACGGCTTTGCCCGTAACTTCCTTTTGCCACAGAAAAAAGCTCTGCGTTCCAACAAAGCCAACCGCGACTTGTTCGAAGGCCAGCGCGCCGAGATCGAAGCCCGCAACCTGGAAGCCAAGAGTGAAGCCGAAGCCGTTGCCGTGAAACTGGAAGGCGCATCCGCCGTCCTGATCCGTCAGGCTGGTGAATCCGGCAACCTGTACGGTTCCGTTTCCGCCCGCGACATCTCCGGTGTCTTTGCCGAACAGGATCTGAAAATCGCCCGCACTCAGGTGGTGATGGACCACGCCATTAAATACCTCGGTATTTATGACATTGAACTGAAACTGCACGCTGAAGTTTCCGCGACTGTTAAAGTCAATGTGGCCCGCTCTGCTGAAGAAGCCGAGATGCAGGAAAAAGGCTTGGACGCGAAAGCCGCTGAAGAAGCTGAAGACATTTCCGTAGAAGATTACTTCGAAAAAGAAGAAGATCTGGAAGCGGTTCTGACTGATGACGAAGCGGAAGAAGAAACAGTTGAAGAAACTGTTGCTGAAGAAGCGACCGAAGAAGAAGAAAAAAGCGCGT
- the rpsR gene encoding 30S ribosomal protein S18 encodes MAEQNSGGQTRRPFFRRRKTCPFSGANAQVIDYKDVRLLTKFISERGKIVPSRITAVSTKKQRELAKAIKRARNLALLPYIVQ; translated from the coding sequence ATGGCTGAACAAAATTCAGGCGGTCAAACCCGTCGCCCTTTCTTCAGACGTCGTAAAACATGTCCATTCTCTGGCGCCAACGCCCAGGTTATCGACTATAAAGACGTACGTCTTCTGACAAAATTCATTTCCGAGCGTGGTAAAATCGTACCAAGCCGCATCACTGCCGTTTCCACAAAGAAACAGCGTGAACTGGCCAAAGCGATTAAACGCGCCCGTAATCTGGCACTTCTGCCATACATCGTTCAATAA